In the genome of Marivivens sp. LCG002, the window GTTCGCGGTCGACGCGCACGGTTGTCAGCGCGGGGAACAAATCTTTGGCAAAGGCCTGATCCCCGAACCCGATCACGGAAAAGTCCTTTGGGATCGAGAGACCTTGGGCCTGTGCTTCGATCAGAACGCCATGAGCGAGAACGTCCGAGCTGCAAAAGACGACGCCCGATCCGAAGCCTTGGGCCAAAAGCTCAGCAAAAGCACTGCGCCCCCCTCCGATCGTTGCAGGTCCCGCAAGCACGATATCCGCCACAGGGGCCCCTGTGCCTTGGGTAAATCGCTTCGAAAAGGCGGCTTTGCGACGATGGGCGCGTTCATCGTCGGCATAGATGACGGCCGCGTTACGATGGCCCCGAGCAAGAGCATGCTCCGCGACAGCCTGTCCTGCGGCGGTATGGTCGAAGCCGACACAAAACCCGATCGGATCTTCCGATAAATCCCAAAGCTCGACAACTGGGATCGCGGCGCTCTCGAGCGATTTGCGGGCGCTTGGCGTGTGGTCGACCCCCGTCAGCATCACCGCATCAGGGCGGCGCGAGAGATGGGTCTTGATCAGGGCCTCTTCCTCTTCGGGCGTGTGCCCCGTTTCGGAAAGAAGGAGCTGATAGCCTTGATGCCTGAGTTGCTCGGCAAAAGCCTGCACCATAGCGGCATAAGTGGTGTTGTTGATCGACGGCACCAGAACGCTGATCAAGCGGCTTTTGTTGGAGGCCAAGGCCCCCGCAAGCGCATTGGGCACGAAACCCGTTTGCTCGATGGCTTTTTCGATGCGCTGCAATGTTTCGGGCGAGACCACAGAGGGATTGGACAAGGCACGCGAAACTGTGACCTGACTCACCCCCGCGAGTTTACCCACCGCCGCCATCGTGACGCGCTGTGTTTTGGACTGGGTGGAGACGGCTTTGGGCGCCATAGGGTCAAGAGCCTGATGTTATAAGTGCACAGGAAATTAGTAGCCCCCACTTGTGGAACCGACAAGCCTCGGCCATGGTTGATCAGCAAAGCCGATGTCATCTGAACCTCGCGTCTTAACGGGCAAACGGGAAATTTGATCAAAAAGTGGTTTGACAACCTCCCAGAAATGAGAACCCTTACGGCGAAACGGTTCGACCCGAGAGGGAGCGGCCTTGGTTTAGGTTAGTCGCAGCGATATCCAACAGATTGGAATGTAGCAGATGAAATATCACACTCCGTCTTCTTTCGAGGAAGCCGCAAAGATTGCGGCACAGGCAAGCGGAACCACACGGTTCTTGGCTGGTGGCACCGATGTTCTTGTCCAGATGCGCGCGGGAATCGTGCTTCCCGACGAGCTGATCGATCTCAAGAAGATTCCCGGTGTCTTCGACATGATCCGCAATGATGATGGGCGCTGGCGGATCGGTGCTGCCGTTCCGGGTGCCAAACTCGGAGCGAATGATGCACTGGTCGCCGATTGGCCCGGTGTGGTCGAAGGCATGGAGCTTGTCGGTTCGACACAAGTTCAGGGGCGTGCGACGCTCACAGGAAATCTGTGCAACGGTTCGCCTGCGGCAGATGGGGTGCCCGCGCTTGTCGCTGCCGGCGCATCGGTGGACATCACCGGCCCGAACGGAACCCGCACGATTGCGGTCGAAGACATTCCCGCAGGTCCGGGCAAGACGACCTTGACCAAAGGCGAAGTGATCTCTGCGATCAACCTTCCCGCGCGTGGAAAGAACGGCGGGGATGCATATCTTCGGTTCATTCCCCGCACCGAGATGGACATCGCTGTTGTCGGCTGTGCGGTGAACCTTTCGGTCGACGGTGACGTGATCGTTGCGGCCAAGGTTGCGCTCGGCGCGGTCGCTCCGACCGTCATCGTGGCCGATGAAGCAGCAAAAGCCATCCTTGGAACAACGCTCGATGATGCCGCGTTGGATAAGCTGGCCGCTGCGGCCTCTGCTGCCGCAAACCCCATTAGCGACAAGCGCGGATCGCGCGAATTCCGCATCGAAGTTGCCGGCGTCCTTGCCCGCCGCGCGGCCAAGATCGCCTATGCCCGAGCAAAGGGAGAATAACCCATGAGCAATATTCATGTGACCACCACCATCAATGGCGACAAAGTCGAATTCCTTGCCGATCCGCGAGAAACGCTTCTTGATTGTCTGCGCGACAAAGTCGGGCTTACCGGCTCGAAAGAAGGCTGTGGAACAGGGGATTGCGGCGCTTGCTCTGTGACTGTGGACGGCACTCTTGTCTGTTCCTGTCTGGTGCTTGGCGTCGAAGCGGAAGGCAAAGACATCCGCACCATCGAAGGCATGGCAGAGGGCGGCACGCTTCATCCGCTCCAGCGCAAATTCATCGAACATGCCGCGCTTCAGTGCGGGTTCTGCACGCCCGGTCTTCTTGTCGCCTCCAAGGCGCTGTTGGACAAGAACCCGAGCCCGACCGAGGAAGAGGTTCGTTTCTGGATTGCGGGCAACCTTTGCCGTTGCACCGGTTATGACAAAATCGTCCGCGCCATCATGGATGCCGCTGCGGAACTGCGTGGGGAGGCTGCGTAATGGCAAAAGACGAATATCGTGAATTCCGTTTGGTCGGCACACGTCCCGACCGCCCTGATGGTCTCGACAAGGTAACGGGCCGTGCGCGTTATGGCGCGGATATGACCGCGCCAGGAATGCTTTGGGGCGCGGTCGTGCGCAGCCCGCATGCGCATGCCCGTATCGTCAAGATTGATGCGACCAAAGCTTTGGCTCTGGATGGCGTCAAATCGGTCGTCACCCGCGCCGATTTTCCCGAGGGCCTCACGGGTGAGGATTGGAATCTTCAGGAAAACACCATCGCGGGCGAGCGCGCGCTTTATGATGGTCACGCGGTGGCAGCCGTTGCGGCGACGAGCCGCTTCCTCGCTGAAGAAGCTGCGCGGCTGATCGAAGTCGAATACGAAGTGCTGCCCCATGTGATCGATGTGGACGAGGCGATGAAGCCCGATGCCCCCGTCATTCGCAAAGGCGTTTCGGATGCTACGGTGCCCGAAGGCATGTCGCCGAACGTAGTGCGCAAAATCGAGTTCGGCAACGGCGATGTTGACGCGGCTTTTGCGGCTGCCGATCTCGTTATGGAAAAGAGCTTCAAAACCGAAGCCACGCACCAAGGCTATATCGAACCCCATGCCTGTGTCGGCCAGATGGGCGCAGACGGCAAGGGCGAGATGTGGGTTTGCACCCAAGGACAGTGGTATATCCGCAAGATGTGTTCCGCCGTTCTGGGAACCGAAGCCTCGCAACTGCGGGTCACTCCTTCGGAAATCGGCGGCGGTTTCGGAGGCAAGACAACCATCTTTATGGAGCCTC includes:
- a CDS encoding LacI family DNA-binding transcriptional regulator; protein product: MAPKAVSTQSKTQRVTMAAVGKLAGVSQVTVSRALSNPSVVSPETLQRIEKAIEQTGFVPNALAGALASNKSRLISVLVPSINNTTYAAMVQAFAEQLRHQGYQLLLSETGHTPEEEEALIKTHLSRRPDAVMLTGVDHTPSARKSLESAAIPVVELWDLSEDPIGFCVGFDHTAAGQAVAEHALARGHRNAAVIYADDERAHRRKAAFSKRFTQGTGAPVADIVLAGPATIGGGRSAFAELLAQGFGSGVVFCSSDVLAHGVLIEAQAQGLSIPKDFSVIGFGDQAFAKDLFPALTTVRVDREHLGRLAATELLARLKGESGGGKRHDLGFELIERASTQSIKGERDVASL
- a CDS encoding xanthine dehydrogenase family protein subunit M, with amino-acid sequence MKYHTPSSFEEAAKIAAQASGTTRFLAGGTDVLVQMRAGIVLPDELIDLKKIPGVFDMIRNDDGRWRIGAAVPGAKLGANDALVADWPGVVEGMELVGSTQVQGRATLTGNLCNGSPAADGVPALVAAGASVDITGPNGTRTIAVEDIPAGPGKTTLTKGEVISAINLPARGKNGGDAYLRFIPRTEMDIAVVGCAVNLSVDGDVIVAAKVALGAVAPTVIVADEAAKAILGTTLDDAALDKLAAAASAAANPISDKRGSREFRIEVAGVLARRAAKIAYARAKGE
- a CDS encoding (2Fe-2S)-binding protein, whose protein sequence is MSNIHVTTTINGDKVEFLADPRETLLDCLRDKVGLTGSKEGCGTGDCGACSVTVDGTLVCSCLVLGVEAEGKDIRTIEGMAEGGTLHPLQRKFIEHAALQCGFCTPGLLVASKALLDKNPSPTEEEVRFWIAGNLCRCTGYDKIVRAIMDAAAELRGEAA